ATCGCCGCAAAGCCCTGGTGGCGTCGATGATGGCGCCTCTCGCCGGCGACCTCTCTCTCATCTACGGCGCCCTCTCTACGGCGTTCGGCCACCAGCACTGGTGGCCCGCAAAGACGCCCTTCGAGACGATGGTCGGCGCCATCCTCACCCAGAACATCTCCTGGACGAACGCGGCCCGGGCCGTCGCGAGCCTGGAAGACGCCGGGATGCTCGATCCGCACCTGCTCGCCGCGGCCGATGCCGGCGATATCGCCCGCCTGATCGTCCCGTCCCGGTTCTACAACCAGAAAGCGGAACGTATCCGGACATTCGCCGGGGTCTACGTCGGGGAGTTCCGGGCGGACCCGGCGGTGATGGCGGCCATGGAGACCGACGCCCTGCGCGAACGCCTGCTCGCTCTCCGGGGTCTCGGGAAGGAGACGGTGGATACCATCCTCCTGTACGCCTGCAGAAAGCCGGTCTTCGTCGTCGACGCCTACACCCGGCGGATATTCTCGCGCTACGGCCTCCTCCCCGAAGGGGCGTCGTACGACCGGACACAGCGCCTCTTCGCCGACAACCTCGCCCCGGACGTGGAACTCTTCAACGACTACCACGCCCAGATCGTTCGCCTGGGCAAGACCGTCTGCAAAAAGTCGCCGCTCTGCGACCGCTGTCCCGTCCGGGTGATCCACGGCTCGCTCCGGTGCGCCGGCGCCCCGGAGTGACCGCCCGCTCACTTCTTCCGGTAGATGTTTAAGCCGATCTTGATATCCTCGTGCCCCGGCACCGCGACGTTGCCCTCGGTGGAGGCGATCGTGATCGACTTCCCGCTCTTCGATGCGCCGAACTCTTTTTCGAGATCCACGCGTATGGTGAGGATGTTCTTCTCAACCGTCATGTCGACGTTCTTCATCAGGTTTAGTACGTGCACTTCCCTCGGATATGCGCATCGGTGCAGGTACGGCAGGAACTGCGAGCGCGGAAGTTCGCACATCTGCCGCTCCCGGGGAGCCCGGCCATGATACACCCGGGAGGATCCGGCAGATACCGGCCCAGAACAACAAACACTATCCCGGCCCCGGGCCAACGTTACCAGCACATCGGGTTCCGTGGCGCAATGGATACAAAACACACCGTTCTTGAGAAATACTTCGGCTATACGTCGTTCCTCCCCTACCAGGAAGAGATCGTCGACGCCGTCATCGCCGGGCGGGACGTCCTCGCCGTCATGGCGACCGGGGGCGGCAAGTCCCTCTGCTACCAGCTCCCGGCCCTCGTCTTCGGGGGGCTTACGGTCGTCGTCTCACCCCTCATCGCCCTGATGAAGGACCAGGTCGATGCCCTCCGGGCAAACGGCATCCCCGCGGCGACGATCAACAGTTCGCTCGGCCTTGGGGAGCGGAGGATCATCGAGCGGGTGATCCTCGAAGGCCGCATCCGGATCCTCTACATCTCGCCGGAACGGGCCGTGCAGCCGTCTTTCCTCTCGCTTCTGTCACAGGCGGACGTCAGGCTCATCGCCATCGATGAGGCGCACTGCATCTCCATGTGGGGGCACAACTTCCGGCCGGAATACCGCCGGCTCCGGGCGCTCAAAGAGCGGTTCCCCGCGGCTCCCGTCATCGCCCTGACGGCGACCGCCATTCCGGCCGTCCAGGACGACATCGCGGTGCAGCTCGCCCTGAAGGAACCGGCCCGGTTCGTCGGGAGTTTCAACCGCAAAAACCTCACCTACCGGGTGGTGCCGAAGGCCCGCTACTTCCCGCGGCTCGTCGCCTACCTGAGCGAGCACCGGGACGACGCCGGCATCGTCTACTGCTTCTCCCAGAAGGCGACGGAAGACCTCGCCGAGAAACTCCACAACAAGGGTTTCCTGGCGCTCCCGTACCATGCCGGCCTTCCCGACGCCGTCCGCGCAGAGCACCAGGAGGCCTTCTCCCACGGCGACGCCGCGATCATCTGCGCCACCGTCGCTTTCGGCATGGGCATCGACAAACCCGACGTGCGGTTCGTCATCCACACCGACCTCCCGAAGGATATCGAGTCCTACTACCAGGAGACCGGCCGGGCGGGCAGGGACGGGGAGGCGAGCGACTGCATCCTCTTCTATTCCCGGGGCGACTACGGCACGATCCGCTACCTCATCGAGAAGGAGGGCGGCGATGCAACGCAGAAGGACGTCGCCTACCGGAAAGCCGGCGCGATGCTCGACTACTGCGAGACCGCCGGGTGCCGGAGGAAGTTTCTGCTCGACTACTTCGGCGAGACCTACCCGGAAGAGCCGTGCGGCGGGTGCGACCGGTGCGAGGCGCCGGTGAAGGTCTTCGATGGGACGGAGGTGGCGTCGGCGGTCATCGCCTGCATCCGGCAGGTCGGGGAGCGGTTCGGGGCGTCCTACATCGCGGACATCCTGACCGGGTCGAAGAGCGCGAGAATCCGCGAGAACGGGCACGAAACCCTCCCCGCCTACGACTCCGGCAGATACACCCGCGACCAGTGGCTGCTCTTCATCCAGGAGCTGGTCGGGAAGGGGTTCGTCACGTCGACCGGCGGCCGTTACCCGGTTCTGGTACTGAACGAGCGGAGCCGGGCGGTGCTCGCGGGCGATCTCGTGGTGCCGCTCACGGAGCCGCGTCCGGAGGGCGTCGTCGCGCCGGAGGCCGACGACTACGACGAGGTCCTCTTCCTCCGGCTCCGCCGGCTCCGGAAAGTCGTTGCCGACCTCGATCGCGTGCCGCCGTTCGTCGTCTTCCACGACCGGAGCCTCAAGGAGATGGCGAAGTTCTACCCGGGCACCGGCGTTGCGCTCCTCCGGATCTACGGGGTCAGCGAGGGGAAACTGCAGCGCTACGGCAGGAAGTTCCTCGACGCTATCGATAAGCACTGCGCCGAGCAGGGAATCGGGCCGGAGCGCCGGAGCGGGTGATCCCCTCGCTCCGGCGGCAACGACCATCCCCTCTTTCCGGGAAGACGAACAGGTCCGGGTAGCGCAGTGCGGGATTGATGTCGTGCATGGTCACGACCGCCGAAACCCCATCTTCGCGCACTGCCTCACGTGGGTCCGCCTCCCGGTTCCGCACATTTTTCCCGCACCCCCGCCAACGCTTCTTCCGGAAGTGATGGAAGAATGAAGATTGCTGCCGTTGTGGGAAGCCCGCGGGGGATGCGGAGCAGGACGAGGAGGCTTGCAGGTTTCGTGCTTGCCGGGGCTAAAGAAGCCGGTGCCGAGGTCGACCTCATCGACCTCGCCGATCTGCAGATCGTCCCCTGCACCGCCTGCGAGAGTTGCAGCCTGGACGGGACGTGCGTCTTTGCCGACGATTTCTCCGCCGCGTACGACCGGACGCTGGATGCCGACGGGCTGATGCTTGCCTCGCCGGTCTACGTCGACAACGTCAGCGGACAGATGAAGGTCTTCATCGACCGGCTTGCAGACGCCATGCACTACCAGAACTTCGCCGGGAGATACGGCTGCAGTGTCGCGACCACGCAGGTCTCGGGAGGCGATGCGGTCATCGGCTACCTGAACCACGTGCTCAACTACCTCGGGGCGACAACGGTCGGGGGGATGAGCGTCGCACTCGGTGACGACCCGGGGGCAATCGACCGGGCGGAACCGGCGGCACGCGATCTCGGGCGGCGGCTCGTCCTTGCCGTCAGGGACCGGCCGCGATATCCGGATCAGGAGGTTGAGATGGCAGAAAACCGGGAATACTTTGCCGGTATAGTGCGGGCGAACCGGGACTGGCGGCCGGAGGAGTACGAGCGGTGGGTGCGGGAGGGCTGGATCGGGGAGGAATGAGACGGCGGCTGGAACGATCTCGAACACAATCCGCTCTGCCGGGCTCGTGCAGGCGGGAATGCGGCCGTCGCTTAAGTATGTGCCGACGCGCCCCCAAAAATAGCGGCAGAGGGAGGCTCACCATAATTCCGACGGCATTCTTCATCTTTCGAATACAGCTTCGTCAAGGAAATAAACCGGTTGAGGGCGGCGCTGATAAATCAATCGAGCGGTGGACATAACGGTCTTCAACAAAGTACGCGATTTGCTGCGCTCTACTTCCAGTTCTTCCGGCGTCACAAACAGGAGATCGAAATCGATGGCAAAATCTGCAAGAACCGCATCCATATCGCGTCCTCTGATTTTGCGCGGCAGATTTGATCGTTTTACAATAATAAGGTCGAGATCGCTCCTTTTTGTCATTTCCCTCTTCGCATAAGATCCAAAAAGGTAGATTCGTTCGGGATCATATGCCGCGACAATGCGATGGGTGATAGCCTTCAGATCACTCTGGTCGATCATAGTGATTGCCTTTCATTCCTCAACCCTGTACTGGACGACACATATGAGATCGTCGATATCAGACACCGAAAGCGAACGGAAATCTGCAGCACCGGCTTTTTGAAGCCTGTGTACCCAGAACGGGTTCTGTTTGAGCGACAGGGTACTCCCGAGGTCGATATTCGGGGAAACGTCGATGTGTGCAACATGACATGATCCTGGATGTTGATCCACAGTCATGGTTATTTGCCGGGCACTTCCCCCGGGAGGCGTAATCTCAAGGATATAATCCCCGGCATCGGAAAGTTTGGCTATATAATCGATTCCCGTAATCTTGATGTTCAAGCCGTGGGTGAAATACGGGAACCGATCGGGGACGATATCGAATGCGAGCATCTGATCCCCCGACAATGGATTGAGGAACTTCTGCCAGCTGGAACCAAATTCATGTCGGGCGCTGATCATGAGATATAAGCCTGTACGGCTCTCTGCAAGTGCAATCTCCTCGAGGTTATCTTTGACTGACTGCGAAGCCGCGTTTCTGAGAATATCCCCGCCATCTCTGGCCGTGTATTGCATGTGTATGACAACATCGCTGATTGTACTGTAATCAAACTGAGGATATACAGGATTCAGCCGGATCTTCCAGGAGCTGACCGCACCACCGTACTCGAACGGCAGATAGCGCTCATCGTCAAGTCTCAACTCGAACATACCCCTGTCGTTCTGCGCATTGCTGGTGACGATAGCACTGATCCCTCCTTGATCATCGAAAAATCTCAGATCTTCTCCAGGACTTCGGACATACTGGGGTGAGATCTCCTGCCCTGTCCTGACGTGGTTATCGAGCAGTGTCAGTGTCATGGAAACGCCGGTATATGGTCCAGTCACGCAAGGGACGGTGATCCCGACGCTCTTGATTCTCCGCATAAAGTGACCCGGATTATCCAGGTCGAAGAGGAGTTCCGGTAGACTGACAACACATTCTCCCCTGGTGCGCAGCTCGACGAGGGCGTACGGATCGAACGATAGCAGGGAGATATGTTTGGTCAGCTCAAGCTCACGTGCGTTATGTGCATGATACGCAGATTTCATGCGCTGCAGATCGTAGAGCAGCTTATCGCCGGATAGCAAACCCTTCTTCAGGCTGTCCCAGTACCCGAACTGGATGAAGGAGGAATCGCTCAGACCGAGTTCTTGCCGGTAGCATTTCTCCGCCTGTTTGGCAAGGCTGTATGCCATCTGGTACGTCTGGAAGTACGTGGCGCTGGTCTGTGAAATCATCCATTCGTAGAGGTCCTTATTCGAGTATTTTGCATGCAGGAATTCATCGACTTTAGTGGCCAGCTCCACGCTGGTCGCGTGATTGTCAAGTTCTTTCTGTGCGATATCGTGAGCGATGGCTGCAACCAACGATTGCGAATCATTTACCCCCAGTTCATCGGTTGCGAGGCTGTACTGCAGCCCCCAGTCTTCCTTGCGCCGATGATACGAGCCCAGCGTCTGGCTCGTGCCTGCCATATTCTGTAAAATTGCCGAGGCGATTCGAGTTGCGCTCGAAGAGGCCGATGATGCTGATGCGATATTACTGCCTCCGAACACCATTGTGGCGTGCGGCGAACCACCGGCTCCCGATCCCCCGAACTGGAAGTTGGGAATAAACGCCCCGACGATAGCGCCGACTTCGAGACTCATTGCCACAGCATCGCAGGATAGGCTGGCTCCCTGCAGCACGAGCGCTGCTGCCTCCCAGGTATTGGCAAGATCGTTCTTGCGCTGGTTGTAGAACGATTTACGATCCTCGATACTGAGGCGTTGTTTTTCCAGTACATCAAGCTGCTGGCCGGTTTCCTCGACCTTCATCGTCAGCACGCCGCCGATCTGATCCTGCACTTTGCGTTCATATCCGGATCGGAGCAAAGCCAGCGCCTCGGCATCCTTTTTCTCCAGCACGCTGAGAAGTTCATTTCCAAAACTGCGTACTATTTCGCAGAGTTCAATCGCTTCGTGCACAATCACCCGGAATCGGTACGGCGGGAGTGCAGCCATGTTATCGCTGATGATACTCCCGAGGTCGAGTCCTGCAGCCGCTGCCCTGACCAGCAGGCCGGGATCGATCGGCGGAGCAAACAGTGCCAGCTCGCGTTTGACTCCGCCGATGTTCATGCAATGGCGTATCTTGAAGAGGCGATCGGCGACGGTGTCCCAGTGTCGCAGCAGCTGTTCGTTGGGCGGCACGGTAAAATAAAGGGTAGGAAACAGCGGGAATTTCGGGGTGCCCGGATCGCCGGTGCTGCTCTGCGCCGAGTCCGGCATGTAGACTTCGGGAGTGTCATACTCGATCGAATCACCGTATTGCACCGGACCGAGAAGATTTTCAGCTGCGAGGACTTTTGCGTTGGCAAATGCATCAAGCCCTGCTCTCTCGAGGTCCTCGTACGTCATGTCGGATGCTGCAACCAGTGGCTTCACCTTTTCAGGTTGTGGCCCGAGGAGCTCCGCCGCGAGGACGTACATCTGAATCGCTTCATTGATCGACTCCATCGTGTCCTGGTTGAAGAGCTGGTCTCCCCAGGCGATCAGGTTGTCGATATACTTCATGACGATTGTCCGCTGATATGCCACCCGACGCAGCCCGGCGATGACATGGGGGTCGAACGGATTCTCTCGCCATTCTTTTATCTGTTGGTCGAATTGTAGTCGGTAATTGTCTTTCTTCATCAGATTTTGAATGACGCCTGCCTGATAATCCATCATGTTGTAGAATTCTTTCGTGATCCAGTACCGCTTCGGCACCTCCTCCTTCGTACTGCTCGTTGGATTGAAGATGTACTCATACCAGTGTTTTGCATCCTCAAAACGCTGGTTGCGGCTCAAGGATTCACCGATATGAAACGGAGCATGGAAGAAGAGTTCCCAGTTATAAATCGAATAACCTGCTTGCTGTCCGAAATCGACTCCTTCGGCCGTATACGTGGTTGTAACATTGCTCTGTGGTGAGTAGTACTCTGAAAACGCCGCACTGTCAAACGCCGGTTTGTCTTTGAAGAACTGTGTGGGGTTGACCTGGAGTTCGCGAGAGTACAGAGAGTCGATACCGCCCCGGTTTAGTTCCCGGATGAAGAGCGGGACGAATGCGTGATAGAACGGTACGAACGTATAGGTACTTGCACTGGAATTCGGAATGACGAAGTACGATCGGAGGCCGTCTTCATAGAAGAATGGCAGAGTGGAATCGAAATTGCGGGTCTGGTGCGGGACCAGCAGGTGATGGAAATCAGCTTTTTGTAAGAGCGGCGCGTTCCCGTATTTTCCAAGAACATCACAATTGTAAACGCGCTGGCGGGCAGGTAAGTCGTCTTTTACATCGGATTGCTTCGGAAATATAGCCATCCCTTCGTAATTGCTTGAACCGGGTAAGAGAAGATTGGGCAATCGTATGCCGGTAAGCAAACCTATGTTACGGGTTTCAGATCCGACCTCGGTCGGATCGAGATTCGCTTTGTCCAGAACAAAGGCTTCCACCGCATTCCCGACTCCCCCGAGCACGAATTCTGCGTAATGAGAACCGTCGACAAAAAGAGCGATGTGAAGCAGGGGATCGCTGATTGTCGATTTCAGCGTTACCTGATGCGGCTCGATATCGTCTCTGATAACGATCGTCTGCGGGGCGATCTGTTTTGCGAGCCATCTCTTGCCTTTGAACTCGCTCCAGGCCAGCTGAACCTCAAGATGTGATCTCGCAGGCTCCGGTACGGCACCCGTAGCTGCTAAAGGAGGTTTTGCCTGTTTCTTGTCCGGTTTTCGATTTATGATTGCCCAGAATATGTAGAACCTGCGGTTCCAGACGATCGGCAGGATGTGGTCGCTGACGATATCGAGATCGATCTTCGTCCAGGCCGTCCAGCGGGAACGGCCGATCCACCGGCGATAATAATATGCCGGGGGATTGCCCTGCTTTCGTGCAACAACGTGCAATACTGAACCGGTTCCATCCAGGCCCGGTATCGTTCCATCATTTCCCATGTTTCACCTCACCGTGTAGACTCCATACATCCAAACCTAAAGGTAAACCCACAAATATCCCCCGTAGTCGCTGAAGCCGCTGTGATTGTATGCGCGGACCCTGTACTGGATTTTGGCGGGTATATTTCGCGGCCAGAAATCCTGGATATTGGTGCCCCCACTGACGGGCAGATGCGGAGGAATTGCCCTTAATAATCCCCAGCCGGATTCGGCCCCATTGTAGTAAAATACCCTGCGCTCAACCTCATACAGCATCGTGTCCGGATTTTCATCTCCCCAGTACATAGTAATCAACCAGATGGAACTCACTGGTTCAACCTTGGCCGAAAAGGAATACGGAGTCCTGCAGCCAAAGACGGTTCCCGTCGCCTGTGCGTATTTGCCTTGATCTGCCGCGCTGGTCGCCGTCACCAAAAAGTTGCCCGCTCGCTCCGCAGTAAACAGCCCGTTCTGGTTAATCGTTCCTCCGCTCGCGGTCCAGGTCACACGCTTATCCACGGCGCCGCTGACTGCTGCAGAAAATTGCAGCCGGTCGCCCACGATGCACGTAGCCCGGGCGGGGTCGATCAGTACGGATACAGGAAGAACGTTCACTATTGCTGTTGAGGACTTGGTTTTGTCCTCTTTGCTCGTCGCCGTTACTCTATAAGTGCCGCCTGTATTGCCCGACGGCACAAACAAGCCGTTCGCATCAACCGTTCCACCGCTTGCGGTCCAGGTGACGCCTTTATCGGCTGCATTGAAGACAGTTGCCGTAAATTGTCGGGTTTCTCCTATCAGGATCGTCGCTGCCGACGGATGTACGATCACGTCGACAACCGCGGGAAGCGGGGTCACTTCCGAGTCGTCGTACATTCCGACTACCTGGAGCCGTGCCACACCGTCGAGCTTCTCGAGGTAGCCGAGCAATGCGTTTTGAGCAGTGTCGGCGGTTACTTCGTTCTGAAGAAGATCGTTTTCCAGGTCTTCCATGAACGGCGACTTATCTCGCCGCAGCTCTGGTTCGATCCAGTTCTCCGGGAAGAGGAAGACCTTCCGGTTTGCCTCCCAGAGCCGGTACCGGTTCATCCACTGCCACTGCAGCCAGTCGTTATCGGCGTTTGCATTGACGCTGACCCCTGGCTCAAGGTTGAGAATGCATCGAAGAACAAAGAGCTGGATGGCCGCATTGGCCTGGACAATGCGCGATGTCCCCTGGCAGGCGCTCATCTCAACGTCGATCAAGAAATGCGAGTAGACATCGCCGGCATCTCTCCATGGCATTGCCCCTTCCGGAGGATGGACGAGGAGATACGCTACGAGGGCGTCACGCTGCTGCTCGCGCAAGGGATCGCGCAGCTGTTTTGCGATCTGCAGCCATTGTCGGGTGGAATATTTCGCTTTGACGCTCTTTTTGATCGAATTCGCCTGATCCAGGGTGATTGTCGGCCCGATCCAGCCGCCGACATCGGCGGAGATCCCCGACCGGCGGAGCATGGTAAAGGCGGGTATCAGCCTTGCAAGAGCTCGTTCCGATTGGTAATCGTCGGGATATTTCAGCGAGAGTAAGCCGGTGTCGGAGGTGTCATACGAGGATTTGAGGGGATCGTCGCAGAGCACTTTGAGGCTGTCCAATGGCCATTGGGTACGGTCTGCAAGGACCGACATGTACGCTGCTTTCTCCGTATCGTTGCCTGCAAGGTCCATCAACGAGGTAAACGGCGTTCCGACCGAAGGCAGGGACTTCTTGATCACGGCCGCGTCAGCGAGGCGACTCCATCGTACGAACAGTCCGCCCGCGGTTTCCTGCGGGGTCAGCGGTAACGTTGTCGGGTCAAGCCAACCCTGCTCCGCTCCTCTGCTCAGTATCCATTCCGTCTCATCGCTTTTGAAATCGAAACCGTTGATGATCCGTGCCGCCTTATCAAGCGCTGTATAGTGGGTGAAGAACGTGCTGAAGGATACCGGCTTTTTACTGATTAGATCCGTCCCCGATTCTTCGGGACTGAGGGTTACCGGATTATTGTTCATGGACGGATCCCGTTCGATATAAAGAAGCGTCAGGAAATCTTCCAGCAACGTCTTTTCGGGATCAATCTGCGATGCAAACCCTTCTGCTGCGAGGATTTTCACGGTTGAGACCGGGAGTGCAAGCGCATTTCCGAGCTGCTGTACGACGAACCCCGCCCCCTGAGTCTGTCTGAGATAAGCAAGCACGCAATTTAAGACAAATTCATAACGCGCCTGTTTTGGGGGCAGAGATTTTTTTCCTACGAGTTTGCGTTTCGCAGTCGACTCAACCATGCACGGGCTCAGCAGCCCGGATAACCTGGTGATGCATTTTATCTGCTCTGTATTGCTCAATGAGGATTCCCCGCTCAAAATCCCCATGATCGAATCGAGAGTTACGGGATCGAGCACCGATGAGAGCCGTCTCCGGGTCTCTGCACCCGTAGGATCGGAACTGAATGTATTTTCTTCTGCAATCTTCTTCAGGCCGTCCAGGATCGATTTCATGAGTGTTCCGACGACCACATTGTCCGGTGCAGTACCCGTGGCGCTGTCAAATCTATGTCGCAAGAGATAATCGAGTGCGGAGATGGTGAACGGGGTGCTGCGTATCCTGTCGACGGCATCGCAGAACTCTGCAAGGAGTTCCGGACGCGATGGATCAAACGGATCGTACGACTGATCGGATATCCGTTCTGTCTCGAACAGCGCCTTTAAGGATACCAGTTCTCTCATCGAGATCCCAAGACCCCTCGAAAGCACGACATGACGATAGAGCGCCGAGAGGTTCTGCAGCGTCAGTATGCCGTCAGTGAAGGAACTTATTGCGAGAGTGAGATCGGCATCGGAGATCTCAAAGGCACCCTGTAGAGTCGCTTTGTGATCGATGAGCCCGGGAGGGGGATTGTCAGAAGCTGCCCGGACCTCCGTGCCTGCATCATCGAGTGCGAAGATCGGGTCGACCGGATTGAGTACGGCTGCATTCTGGAACAGGTCGTGGTAGAGGGAGTACCGCCGGTCCCCCGCATTCGGGAAATTGGAGACATCCCTCGTTTCGATATTCCCGAACAACGCGACCGCCACGTTTGCAGGTATCCTGAAACGCTTCATTGCAGTCCTGACCGCATACACCTGGCGGAGGAATGTCGTTGCATCGGCACCGTTCATAGTGCCGGCGTGGAGAAGGGAGAGGGCAGAATCCAGGGTGTAGGCATCCCAATCAAGTCGCCGCATGAGCCTCACAAAACGGTGCAGCCGGTCGAGTGCATCGGGATCGTCGGTAAAACCTGCTATGTTCATGGTGTCGAGACTGCAGGAGTCCGGGACTTCGTTCCAGAGCTGGATGGCCTTGGCAGGATTTACAAAAACCGTGTCTAACAGTTGTGCGAGCGTCTGGTATGTCAGTCCGGACCGGGAGAGCAAAATCCTCACGTTTGCAAGGATGTCAATCCATGAACCTGTAACCCAGATTTTATGGTCGGCAGGGTTTTGGATTCGGTTGAATGATGGGTTTAATCCCCAGTATGTCCACAGACTATCATTTCCCGGCCCAATACCGGTGATAATATCTGCTTCTGCCCTGGAAAGCCCCAGACCTTCGACAGCGATCTCGATCACCTGCCGGGACGGGATAGCGGGCGGCTTCTGGAATAAGTGCATCAGCTGCACCCGGTCTATACCAAGCTGGCTCAGATACGTACGCGCTTCATGCAATGGCAGATTAAAGGGAAGACACCAGGGAAAATAGGTTCCTGCGTCTGCAAGTATCTCATACGCATATCTATTGACATACTGGGGATTGGCGTTCAGCTCTTCGGTGTTCAGGGTTGTCTGCCGCTGGAGAGCGGTAGGTGCATCCGTATTAGCGGGGTAATTCGGGTAACCAGAAGGTGGAGCGATGGCTTCTTCAAGCAATTCATTGACCAGATCGATATAGGGCAGGACCGTGGAAGTGTTCTGTGTATTCAGCTTGATCCGGGCGATATCGGGGCGCCTTTTCAGAAGGACGTCCTTGACGTACACAGAGTTCACATCTCCCGCATTTGCTCTTCTCTTTGAAAGGAAGTACAGCATGTCTACAAGATAAGCCGCCGGACTCAGTACTGTTCTGCCCGGATCACCGGCGCAGAAGTCGAACGAACCAAATAATGTCTCAAGATTGGGAAAATCCTTAACCTCTTCCTGCAACTGTGCGGTATCGATATTCCCTATTGCTGCCGGGTTTAGGTGTTGAGCAATCGAGCTCAGGTCCGTGGCGAGCATGAGGGCCTGGCCATATGTGTGTGATGCTTTGAAATATATCGTAGAAGCCTCGGTTTCGCCGATATTCGGATCACCCGCATATTTGTTGACGAAATGAGATTCCCCCATGGCATAGATCTGCTGTGACGAGCGGATCCCATCTGCCAATAAGGGTTTTACGGCTGCATAACGCGACGCCAGCTTTATGAGACGCTTACTTTGATGGAGGGCATCCCTCAAAGCCCCGAGGTCGGCATTTCCTGCGGCTTGTGGATTCTCCTTCAGGTATCGGTCGACATTGGTCGTGAACAGATTGAAATCCGGATTGGTATCAAGAAATGCTGTGAGAGTACTCTTTTCTCGTATCGGGCTGTCCTCATCTTCGGCAAGCCGTGCCGAGAATGCTGTCGTAGGAAAGGCGCGTTCGGCGTTTCGTTCGAGAAGGTACGCAAATGTATCGACGGCTTCCTCCGGGGTTTCTGCAGTGAAGTTGGCCGGGATTCCTATTTGCTCACCCTTAAACGTGTCGTTCAGCAATTCTTTCCAATCCTTCGCGCTGAGCCGTGCAAGATCCCTGGATTCGTTGATGGTTCCTTTCTGTCGCATCTCCATGAGCTTCTGCACGAGAGGCATGTGGCCTTTGACGAATTTCCCTGCATCGACGGAGAAACTGAGCGTTTCCACGTCGTCTCGCGTGAAGTCGGGATTGTTGCCGAGATTTTTCCAGAAGGTGCTTGCCGGATCCGTTTTCGCCGTGTACAGCGTGATGAATTTCTGCTGTTTGTCTTTCGGGATCCCCGCTGCATCGAGTACATCTCTGATCGGTGTCTTGCCCATGCTGAAAGAAGCGGAAAGCGCAGCATTGGTTCTCAAGGGCGCGAGATCTTCCAGAGCCTTCTTTGCCTTCGATTGGAAACCAGCAGGAATGACATTTTTAGCGATAGCTGCGTTAATTGCTTCAGCCAGAACCGTATCGGAGGTGGACAGGATAGCATCCAGGAGCTTCTGTGCATTGAAGTCGAAATCGACACCGCCGCTTGAGGTGGCCAGAGCGACGACGGAAGCATTCGGCGGAATATTCTGAGAGAAGAGCCCGTAAAAGAGCTCAGATGGAAGCCCGGTGGAACATGCGAGGCGTGACGCTACCGAATAGAACGCAATCCGCGTTTTATC
This portion of the Methanoculleus oceani genome encodes:
- a CDS encoding neuraminidase-like domain-containing protein, with amino-acid sequence MAEKKRVADDLNKNTADSKKKKETMLSPAQTSGNQLSFGTRGEEVAVLHRLIAALGFEIDENEVEESRFGADTREAVRRFQILTGQDPTGEVDLPMAALLGGALERLQVTPITADAQEKVPPDAYYIEGTVTDPDGMPLWGATVVAEHRNLRDASEIGRAVTDKDGYYQIRSAARSDKTQTLVVDEKTGLPNLQVRVLARGGKPLYTSDIIYHAAKGTTIPIALGGASHRSPSDFTGIHIALKPHLGTLKPEEFVENQNFRDISFLAGKTNLDKTRIAFYSVASRLACSTGLPSELFYGLFSQNIPPNASVVALATSSGGVDFDFNAQKLLDAILSTSDTVLAEAINAAIAKNVIPAGFQSKAKKALEDLAPLRTNAALSASFSMGKTPIRDVLDAAGIPKDKQQKFITLYTAKTDPASTFWKNLGNNPDFTRDDVETLSFSVDAGKFVKGHMPLVQKLMEMRQKGTINESRDLARLSAKDWKELLNDTFKGEQIGIPANFTAETPEEAVDTFAYLLERNAERAFPTTAFSARLAEDEDSPIREKSTLTAFLDTNPDFNLFTTNVDRYLKENPQAAGNADLGALRDALHQSKRLIKLASRYAAVKPLLADGIRSSQQIYAMGESHFVNKYAGDPNIGETEASTIYFKASHTYGQALMLATDLSSIAQHLNPAAIGNIDTAQLQEEVKDFPNLETLFGSFDFCAGDPGRTVLSPAAYLVDMLYFLSKRRANAGDVNSVYVKDVLLKRRPDIARIKLNTQNTSTVLPYIDLVNELLEEAIAPPSGYPNYPANTDAPTALQRQTTLNTEELNANPQYVNRYAYEILADAGTYFPWCLPFNLPLHEARTYLSQLGIDRVQLMHLFQKPPAIPSRQVIEIAVEGLGLSRAEADIITGIGPGNDSLWTYWGLNPSFNRIQNPADHKIWVTGSWIDILANVRILLSRSGLTYQTLAQLLDTVFVNPAKAIQLWNEVPDSCSLDTMNIAGFTDDPDALDRLHRFVRLMRRLDWDAYTLDSALSLLHAGTMNGADATTFLRQVYAVRTAMKRFRIPANVAVALFGNIETRDVSNFPNAGDRRYSLYHDLFQNAAVLNPVDPIFALDDAGTEVRAASDNPPPGLIDHKATLQGAFEISDADLTLAISSFTDGILTLQNLSALYRHVVLSRGLGISMRELVSLKALFETERISDQSYDPFDPSRPELLAEFCDAVDRIRSTPFTISALDYLLRHRFDSATGTAPDNVVVGTLMKSILDGLKKIAEENTFSSDPTGAETRRRLSSVLDPVTLDSIMGILSGESSLSNTEQIKCITRLSGLLSPCMVESTAKRKLVGKKSLPPKQARYEFVLNCVLAYLRQTQGAGFVVQQLGNALALPVSTVKILAAEGFASQIDPEKTLLEDFLTLLYIERDPSMNNNPVTLSPEESGTDLISKKPVSFSTFFTHYTALDKAARIINGFDFKSDETEWILSRGAEQGWLDPTTLPLTPQETAGGLFVRWSRLADAAVIKKSLPSVGTPFTSLMDLAGNDTEKAAYMSVLADRTQWPLDSLKVLCDDPLKSSYDTSDTGLLSLKYPDDYQSERALARLIPAFTMLRRSGISADVGGWIGPTITLDQANSIKKSVKAKYSTRQWLQIAKQLRDPLREQQRDALVAYLLVHPPEGAMPWRDAGDVYSHFLIDVEMSACQGTSRIVQANAAIQLFVLRCILNLEPGVSVNANADNDWLQWQWMNRYRLWEANRKVFLFPENWIEPELRRDKSPFMEDLENDLLQNEVTADTAQNALLGYLEKLDGVARLQVVGMYDDSEVTPLPAVVDVIVHPSAATILIGETRQFTATVFNAADKGVTWTASGGTVDANGLFVPSGNTGGTYRVTATSKEDKTKSSTAIVNVLPVSVLIDPARATCIVGDRLQFSAAVSGAVDKRVTWTASGGTINQNGLFTAERAGNFLVTATSAADQGKYAQATGTVFGCRTPYSFSAKVEPVSSIWLITMYWGDENPDTMLYEVERRVFYYNGAESGWGLLRAIPPHLPVSGGTNIQDFWPRNIPAKIQYRVRAYNHSGFSDYGGYLWVYL